The Pelodiscus sinensis isolate JC-2024 unplaced genomic scaffold, ASM4963464v1 ctg105, whole genome shotgun sequence DNA window GCCACCAGCCCCCTCTCCGGCTccggcccggcagcccccagctctggTGGGAATGGCCGGGGGTTTCAGGCTCCTGGtatctgggtcccagcccagctgtggggaggagagaggccgaggtaccgggggaggggagggtcacaCTCAGCCCCCTCCTCAGTTTGGGGGAGCTGAGGTACAAtgggcccagctgcagccctgccccctccaccccccgagccctgcagcctgggacccTCCCACTCGCAAAGGGGAGCCCCAGACCTGGCCCTGGACCCAGCCcaagggggggctctgggcagggtctCCCCAGAGGTCTCAGTCActgcagcccagggctggagccccccGACACTTACCCCTGCTGGATCCGTTCTCACTGACTGTggggagaaaaaggggggggtcagtatctgagctgggggggggtcactgagCTCCTGCCATCACAGCCCAACGTGGAGGggttccagccccacctgcccCGTTAGCCGGCGAGGGCGGGTCTATCTGCTCTGGGAGTCGGGGacccctgctggtggggggccTGACCCcccaggctggggcgggggggacccaGGTGTGGGACCTCAGGGAGCTGCCAGACCTCAGTGCAAGGAGAGAAGGGATTCTGGTACCCCcccatggggagtgtggggtgaactgccccactccccgccccccagagaTCCCACCTCTGCCTGAAACCCCTGCAGGGGCGAAGGGCCCCGGGAACCCCTCCATGAACCCCCCCCTTACCTTCCAGAGTGGACCTGGAGCCCTTGGCGCCAgctgtggggggaaaggagggttaGTGTCTCCCAGACTGGGGGGCCCTGCCTGcgattctgcccccctcccttcaccccactccctcctgccccagcccagcccaacagGGAGCCACCCGGAGCTGCCCAGGCAGAGCCAGACTGGGGGGGACCCTGCCCAGCCAGAGGGGCTGCACCCCCAGAACACGAGTGCCCTGGGACGGCGACACAGGGGATTGTGGGTAATcggccgtgccggggggggggggggggggggtttaacgCCGGGATCCCGAGGTCCTGATCCCGGGGCCCAGGTGGGGCCACGAGCGAGCAGCCCGGCCGGGCTCACactcagggaagctgggggtgtTAAGGCCccggctcctgctgccctggctctggctccagcatCCCCCAGCGGGGCCTctggcccatccccctcccccggcaggggCTGGATGGCGGCTCCCCGGGGCCCCACGCTGACCGGTGGCTCCCCGGGGCCCTGCCCCCTTACCTGAGCGCCGTCTCCACCACAGAAACACCCCGAGTATCCCCACAAGCAGCACAGTCCCCGCGACAGCCCCAGCGATGGCCGCGGTCAGGACAGAGGAAGGTGGGGTCTCTGCAAGggagcagggagtgagagaccccccccactgcattaacccccccaaacacccccacCAATGCCCAATGGCTCCGtgttcccagcccccttccccctccactgcCCGGGAACCCGGCCTGGCCCCGAGCTCACACCCCGGCAAGCCAGgactcccccctccagcccggcccccttccctctggttcccgcccagctgactagcagcgCACCCACAGCCACGTGTGTGTTTGTCCTGGGGGTGCACATTGCCACGTGCCACAGTGCGCaggaataaaatttattctgcacatggacagataagattagtgggaacactggtcactggtggggctgggggaccTGCTGCCCTGTGACACCCCCCGATTTCATCCAGTttctaccccccacccccatccttacCCCACTTGACGTTCAGCGGCTCCTCCAGGCTCTTGTGCACCACCTGGCACCTGTAGAGGCTTCTCTCCTGGGGGTCGACCTGCACCGTGGCCCAGGCGTGGTAGGTCCCGTCCCCGCTGGGCACGACCCCCCCTCGCAACGTCTCCTGCTCTCGGCTCGCCCCGTTTCGCAGCCAGCCCACACCGATCTCCCGGGGGTAGAAGCCGTGGGCCCGGCAGGTGAGGGTGGAGGGGCCGCCGGGGGTGTCTTTGCTGGTGACCCGCACAGCCGGGCGCTCTGggagaacataagagtggccaggcggggtcagacccaagatccagccagcccagtgtcctgtctgcccagaggccccattcccagcctctgacacacagagaccagggaccccagccctgcccagcctggctaccagtcatcaatggacccaacctccatggatcTATCTAGATCTTTATTGAACCTTGGTCTTcccaacatcctttggcaaggagttccacaggttgatggctGCTTATTCATGTCATTGGGTGCCCCTTAGctctgttatgggaacaagtaaataacttttccttattcgctttccaGGGGCAGAGGCAAtgggccctgactggggggggggggtctccccacCCTGACAGCACAGAAGGGGGAGCCCCCAAAAGGCTCAGCTGATCCCTAGGGCTCCTGCACCGTACGCCAGCCCTGGGCGAATGGAGTCAGTGTCAGACGGGTGGGGAGGGGGTCCCGCCTCCCGGAGGAGGggttcctgccccctcacctcttCTCTGCAGCGTCTCCTTCCCATGGCCCAGGTACGTCCGCAGCCACTCGACACACTTGTGCTCCAGGTAGTCCCGCTGCTGCTGGCTCAGGTGCCGGTCGCTCTCCATCTTGCCCTTGGTGAGCTGGGCCTCGTTGCTGGGGGCCACCCAGTTGTGGGTGTGGGTGTCGTAGGAGAGGAAGTCCTGCCCGTCGTAGCCGTACCGCCGGAAGCCCCAGGAGCTGCCATCCGCTGGCAGCCAGCAGCCGTAGGCGTACTGGAAGGTGTGCTGGCCTGGAGCACGGGGAGCCACGTGAGACACGGCTCCGGCCACGGTGCCCGAGGTGGCTCCTTAGAGCAgggcccctcactgcccccccaccccagacacccgGGGCCAGTTGCTTGGGTGGCTGCTGAATGCGATTCCGGGCGAGGGTTGGGGGTATGGCGGGGCCGGGGTCGAGGTTAGCAGCACTATGAGGCGTGAGTGGAGGcgtgggcagagttaaggggaagTGTGAAAGCCACAGGGAACGCCGAAGAAGCGGGAGCCCTGAGGGAAAGCAGGAAGCATCCTTGTGCCGGACGCATCGACAGGCGGAGACACGTAAGCGCAAGACCCGCGGGAGACAGGGATGGAACCGGACAAGCGCCATGCGGGGAACCGGGGAACCTCGCGCAGGGACGAAaggctgcagcctggccctgcagcgcccACAGACCCACATGGGACTTTTCCAGTCTAAACATGGGGGCTGCCCTCGCTGCTTGGGGTCAGCCCTGCCTTGGCCTTTCGGCTCAGCCCACAGAGCCCGGCCCCTCACGCAGGGTCCATCCAACCGGCCACTGTATTGACTCGAGCCACCACCCACTGGGAACAATAGAAACAtcggtgtgtgagtgtgtgtgtgtgtgtgtgagtgtgtgtgtctgtgtttgccTCTCTCTGTGCGTGTATCTGTCTGTGTCTGTATTTGTGTCTGTGTTTGCATATTGGTGTCTGCATGTCTCTCTGTGAATGTGTCTGTGAGCGTGTCTGTATTtgtctgtgtgtatttgtgtttgtgtatctgtgtctgtgtgtttgcctCTCTCTGTGAGCatatctgtctgtgtctctgtttgTATATTcgtgtctgtgtctctctctgtgaatgtgtctgtctgtgagcgtGTCTGtatttgtgtctgtgtgtatttgtgtctctctctgtgagtgtgtctgtgtctctctgaggctctgtctagactacaagcctttttcgataaagggatgtagattaggcacgttgacattgcaaatgaagccaggatttaaatatgttgcgcttcatttgcatatttgcgttctggcgctatttggaaataacagacgctgttaagatgtggttatttggaaagaaaacccttctctcgaaataacccgtATTCCTcagacaatgaggtttaccagttatttcgagagaagggttttcttttgaaataactgtgtctacagcgtctgttatttcgaaatagcgccagaACGCGAAtacgcaaatgaagtgcgggatatttcaatcccggcttcatttgccatttcaaatgtcttcgtttgcatccctctctcaagagggtgccagtgtagacagaccctttgtgtgtctgtctgtattgTGTTTGCACGTGTGTTTTGTGTCTGTGCGTGTCTCTGTGTGTGAATGCACGTGCTGtttccatgctgcactgcccacacatgcgccccccccccgaagACCCCACGGCCCCTGGGAGCGCACGGCCCGgccggcccctcacccccgctcTGGTTATAGCGCTCCATGGCGATGCGGACGTTGCCGTTGAAGgcctcctgccagccccgggCGATCCAGGTCTGCCGGTCCCAGTACTCGGGGCCCTCGGCCTGCATCCAgggggcccggggccgggcctGCTTCCCCGCGCTGTCGA harbors:
- the LOC102461131 gene encoding major histocompatibility complex class I-related protein 1-like isoform X1, which translates into the protein MGGRAVEPGGAVPLPLLLFLLGGFALPGGCSGSHSLRYFYTAVSEPGPGLPQFTVVGYLDDQLFFQFDSAGKQARPRAPWMQAEGPEYWDRQTWIARGWQEAFNGNVRIAMERYNQSGGQHTFQYAYGCWLPADGSSWGFRRYGYDGQDFLSYDTHTHNWVAPSNEAQLTKGKMESDRHLSQQQRDYLEHKCVEWLRTYLGHGKETLQRRERPAVRVTSKDTPGGPSTLTCRAHGFYPREIGVGWLRNGASREQETLRGGVVPSGDGTYHAWATVQVDPQERSLYRCQVVHKSLEEPLNVKWETPPSSVLTAAIAGAVAGTVLLVGILGVFLWWRRRSAGAKGSRSTLEVSENGSSRGEPAGGHLVVPVPASTQGSNSSVAGSEKGSSNGSDRGYDSSLQELEIREPLVGGPGETDLPPSAEPFLSGANPA
- the LOC102461131 gene encoding major histocompatibility complex class I-related protein 1-like isoform X2, with amino-acid sequence MGGRAVEPGGAVPLPLLLFLLGGFALPGGCSGSHSLRYFYTAVSEPGPGLPQFTVVGYLDDQLFFQFDSAGKQARPRAPWMQAEGPEYWDRQTWIARGWQEAFNGNVRIAMERYNQSGGQHTFQYAYGCWLPADGSSWGFRRYGYDGQDFLSYDTHTHNWVAPSNEAQLTKGKMESDRHLSQQQRDYLEHKCVEWLRTYLGHGKETLQRRERPAVRVTSKDTPGGPSTLTCRAHGFYPREIGVGWLRNGASREQETLRGGVVPSGDGTYHAWATVQVDPQERSLYRCQVVHKSLEEPLNVKWETPPSSVLTAAIAGAVAGTVLLVGILGVFLWWRRRSAGAKGSRSTLEGEPAGGHLVVPVPASTQGSNSSVAGSEKGSSNGSDRGYDSSLQELEIREPLVGGPGETDLPPSAEPFLSGANPA